In Aedes albopictus strain Foshan chromosome 3, AalbF5, whole genome shotgun sequence, the following are encoded in one genomic region:
- the LOC109411277 gene encoding uncharacterized protein LOC109411277 produces MNFLLISLLTITLLPSLVISQTDVEDPSQPRQKRALIFPRGNPTRHQLVAGFGIPVDIVLESVTAGYVFKAVYFLPWNSSHWIPQFLRRDENLLFEPPEQVQRRNFVEVVEPEEPNRLELELEESAEPDEGWAGRSRWEIYRMLETIGDQKGYNGRSCLLRTICEAAEAKFSHSSGIIGELLHILLTPSTTPEEPAPEGKEDIHVPHEEYKRAELVASRSSPRTRFAGSSVCSDMYAECPFSLLDLFSGIL; encoded by the exons ATGAACTTTCTTCTGATCTCACTTCTAACGATCACCCTTCTACCGTCGTTAGTGATCTCGCAAACCGACGTTGAAGACCCGTCCCAACCGCGTCAGAAACGTGCTCTCATATTCCCACGGGGAAATCCAACCCGCCATCAGCTGGTGGCCGGATTCGGCATTCCGGTGGACATCGTGCTGGAATCCGTCACTGCCGGGTACGTCTTCAAGGCGGTCTACTTCTTACCGTGGAACTCGTCGCACTGGATTCCGCAGTTTCTGCGGCGGGACGAGAATTTACTGTTCGAACCACCGGAGCAGGTTCAAAGGAGGAACTTTGTGGAAGTGGTGGAACCGGAGGAACCGAATCGGTTGGAGTTGGAGTTGGAAGAGTCAGCAGAGCCGGATGAAGGCTGGGCTGGTAGAAGCCGATGGGAAATCTATCGAATGCTGGAGACGATTGGTGATCA GAAGGGCTACAACGGTCGCAGCTGTCTGCTGCGAACCATCTGTGAAGCGGCCGAGGCGAAGTTTTCCCACTCGAGCGGAATCATCGGTGAACTGTTGCACATCCTGTTGACCCCATCGACGACCCCGGAGGAACCCGCGCCGGAAGGGAAAGAAGACATCCACGTACCGCACGAGGAGTACAAACGGGCGGAACTGGTGGCTAGTCGGAGCAGTCCCCGGACCAGATTTGCCGGGTCGTCGGTCTGTTCGGATATGTACGCCGAGTGCCCGTTTTCGTTGTTGGATCTTTTCTCAGGGATATTGTAG
- the LOC109425558 gene encoding uncharacterized protein LOC109425558 yields MFRPHRILNLTHVTLILAVQVLKVHTEVLQRSSRAVVHFPMGTSNGFLIAIAIPLEIPGRNIYLSHNFEMNYGLPTNATQFRLWYDLFKNTKYNVAEAVRRRRSIEMGSRFSRRFVYELLAERMGLYGYNGTACIHKAICETFEAPFYHYNGVLGDVAHVVFR; encoded by the exons ATGTTTCGACCACATCGCATCCTAAACCTCACCCACGTGACGCTGATTCTAGCAGTGCAAGTCCTAAAGGTGCATACCGAGGTGCTGCAACGTTCGTCACGCGCCGTCGTACACTTTCCCATGGGAACGTCCAACGGG TTCCTGATAGCAATTGCCATCCCGTTGGAGATCCCCGGTCGAAACATCTATCTGTCGCACAATTTCGAAATGAACTACGGGTTACCCACGAATGCAACGCAGTTCCGGTTGTGGTACGACTTGTTCAAAAACACCAAGTACAATGTGGCCGAAGCGGTTCGACGAAGGCGGAGTATTGAAATGGGAAGCAGATTCAGTCGACGGTTCGTGTACGAGCTGCTGGCGGAACGGATGGGTTT ATATGGTTACAACGGGACGGCCTGCATCCATAAAGCAATTTGTGAAACATTCGAGGCGCCTTTCTATCACTACAATGGAGTTCTAGGGGACGTTGCACATGTGGTGTTCAGGTAA
- the LOC109398789 gene encoding uncharacterized protein LOC109398789, translating into MVCNLPFSILFLNTLFRSKRSKGKSTNKDQFLRLVEELEEQPDIAKGFARFDTGPFWENLSKELNSLGPPIKTSGEWKKVWADWKSNLKRKLANNRKEQQATGGGPCKIIELSALEERVVDLAGLVAAVDGVDESISFGAPLEPDENMDPEAEDQVDGGVDEAADREGLREPARRKRRAPASLDLLESQVKQQKKFHHDVVDALQSQSKKMEDLAYYAKQVSKRMHEIQALQAEQLKEQRRHNLEMEKISLEKLKTKREILALQLDRL; encoded by the exons ATGGTATGTAATTTACCATTCAGTATTTTATTCCTAAATACGCTTTTCAGGTCAAAACGATCCAAAGGTAAGAGCACGAACAAAGACCAGTTCTTAAGACTGGTAGAAGAATTGGAGGAGCAACCAGACATCGCCAAGGGTTTTGCGCGATTCGACACCGGTCCTTTTTGGGAGAATTTGTCGAAGGAATTGAACAGTCTCGGACCACCAATAAAAACGTCGGGAGAGTGGAAAAAA GTATGGGCCGACTGGAAATCAAACTTAAAACGAAAACTTGCCAACAATCGGAAGGAACAGCAAGCTACAGGAGGCGGTCCCTGCAAGATCATTGAGTTATCTGCTCTGGAAGAGAGAGTTGTTGATCTTGCTGGGCTTGTAGCGGCAGTAGATGGTGTTGATGAGTCGATCTCATTCGGCGCCCCCCTTGAGCCGGACGAAAATATGGACCCGGAAGCTGAAGACCAAGTAGACGGAGGCGTTGATGAAGCAGCGGATCGCGAAGGCCTGAGGGAACCAGCAAGGCGGAAGAGGCGTGCTCCAGCGAGCTTGGATCTTCTTGAGTCGCAGGTGAAGCAGCAGAAGAAATTCCACCACGACGTAGTGGATGCATTGCAGTCGCAATCTAAAAAAATGGAGGATCTGGCGTACTACGCCAAACAGGTATCCAAGCGGATGCACGAGATCCAAGCACTGCAAGCCGAACAGCTCAAGGAGCAACGGCGACACAATCTCGAGATGGAGAAAATTTCACTCGAAAAATTAAAGACTAAACGAGAAATCCTGGCGCTTCAATTGGATCGTTTGTGA